In Heliomicrobium gestii, the sequence GTTCAACCGTTCCAGGAGGCCGTAAAACTGCTCCTCCTGCTCCATGTCGACACCGACTGTCGGTTCGTCCAAGAAGAGGATCTCCGGCTCACCGGCCAGCGCCTGGGCGATAAAAACCCGCTGTTGCTGACCGCCGGACAGGTTGCCGATCAACCGATCGGCAAAGCCGTCCATCCCCACCGTTGCCAGCGATTGTTCGATGATCGCCCGGTCATCGCTGTTCATACGTCCGAAGAGCCCCTTGCGACCCAGCCGTCCGGCCGCGACGACCTCGCGGACGGTAGCGGGAAAGGCGTCGTTCAGGGCGGTCGCCTTTTGCGGCACATAACCGACTCGGCCCCACTGGCGAAATTGTGGCAGCGGCTCTCCCCAGAGCAAGACCTGTCCCTGTTCGGGCGTCAATAGACCGAGCAACAGACGCAGGAGCGTCGACTTTCCGGAGCCGTTGGGACCGATGATGCCGAGAAAGTCGCCCCGGAAGATGCTCAACTGGATGTCGCTCAAGGTCTGGTGTTGGCCATATCGAAAAGAGAGATTGCGGGCCTCAACGAGTAGGTTCGCGTCAGGTTGCCAAGGTTCGGTCGATCCTTGGCCAGCCCCTATTCTACGAAAAGACAGAGCCCATTCCCCCTTTCTATAGTCGGTTCAAAAAGCGGACATAAAAAGCAATCCGCGCTTAAATAGGATTATTCCTATTTGCGTTTTAAGAGTACACCCATTCCGCTTCCTATGACAAGTCTCAATTTGTCCGAGATGTCTTTTATGCACCTTCCCATTTTTCCCCTTATCCAGCCGTCAATAAACAGGCAAGAGGCCGTGAAACCGAACTATGCGTCGGTCTCACGGCCTCTCAGGAGTCAGTGAAGCGCTGGGCCACCGAAAGCAGTATTCTTGGTATCCCTTACTGCTTGGTGATCAGCTTCAGGGCCACGGGAATCTTGGACTCCACTTTTTCTTTTTTGACCACTTTTTCGGCGGTCTGCAGGCCCATCTCTCCGATCAGCTTGGGCTGTTGGGCGACAGTGGCCGACATCTTGCCATCCTGAACAGCCTTGACGGCGTCAGCGCCCCCGTCAAAGCCGACAAGGATCACGTTCTTCTTGGCCGCTTGCAGGGCTTGCAGCGCGCCGAGGGCCATCTCGTCGTTATGGCAGAAGACAGCTTGGATATCGGGCTGGCTCTGGAGGATGTTCTCCATAACGGTCATGCCCTTGGAGCGGTTGAAATCGGCAGGCTGCTTGGCTGCGACCTTGATGTCTTTTTCATTGTCGATGAGGCTGTGGAAACCCTGGCCGCGGTCACGGGCGGCCGAGGTGCCGGCGATGCCTTCCAGTTCCGCCACCTTGCCTTTGCCGTTCAGCGATTTGACGACGAAATCAGCCGCCAGCTTGCCGCCGGCCACGTTGTCCGAGGCGATGTGGGATACGACGTCACCGCCGCTGACACTGCGATCAAGGGTGACCACCGGTATGTTCGCTTTGTTGGCGTCTTTCACGGCAGTGACCAGGCCGTCGCTGTCGGTCGGGTTGAGGAGGATGATATCCACTTTCTGCTGGATCAGGTTCTCCACCTGGGAGACCTGCTTGGACGCGTCATCCTGGGCATCCATGACGACCAGTTTGGCGCCCATTTTATCGGCGGCGGCTTGCGCGCCGTCACGCATATCGACAAAGAAGGGGTTGTTCAGTGTCGAGAGAGCGATACCGACGGTCATCTGTTTGGCCGATTCGGCCGGTTTATCAGCCGGTTTGGCTGCTTCTTTGGAACCGCCGCAGCCAGCGAGCATGCCGACCATAACCAGAGAAGTGACGACGAGGGACGCTGCTTTCAGATACCGTTTCATGCGATTTCCTCCCATTTCTTACACTCTTTCGCTTTTTGAAGCCTCTTAGCCGGAACAATCAACAGCGCTTTCTAAACCATTTCTCACATCTTCTCGGGAACTCCGATTACAACCCTTTTCGCTGCTCACCCCCTTGCGGCGTTTCGCCGGTCTAACAGCACCGCGATCAGGATCACGATGCCTTTTACCGCCTGCTGGTAGAAGGAAGACACATTGAGTATGTTCAGGCCGTTGTCGAGAACCCCGATGATCAGGGCGCCGATCAGGGTCCCAAGCACGCCGCCTTGGCCCCCGGAGAGGCTGGTTCCACCGAGGACGACTGCCGCAATGGCATCGAGTTCATAACCGGCGCCGGCTGTCGGCTGGGCCGACATGAGCCGCGAGGTCAGAATGGCGCCGGCAAGGCCGCACATGAGGCCGCTGACGGCGTAGACAAAGATCTTGCTGTAGGTCGACTTGATGCCGCTGAGGACGGCGGCTTCCTCATTGCCGCCGATGGCAAAGACACGGCGGCCCACGGTCATTCGGTTGAGGACAAACCATGCCAGAAAAACCATAACAGCGGTGATGACGACAGGCGTCGGAATGGGACCCAGATAGCCGCCGCCAAGGGCGTTGAAACCTTCCTCGACAGCGCGAACAGGACGTCCCTCCGTGTAGATGAGCGTGGCGCCCCGGAAGAGGGTCATCGTGCCCAAGGTGGCTACGAAGGGGGCGATGCGGCCATAGGCGATCAGCAGGCCGTTCAGGGCGCCGCCGGCGAGGCCGATCAGGCAGGCGTAGAGCAGGACAATTCCCGTGTCCATGCCGCTGGCCAGGGCGCCGGCGGCTAAAGCCCCGGCAAAAGCGAGGATCGAGCCGACAGAAAGGTCGATGCCGCCGGAGATGATCACAAAGGTCATGCCTACGGCGAGCAGGGTGTTGATGGACACCTGCCGGGCGATATTGAGGATGTTGGAAGCTGAAAAAAAGCGATCCGACAAGAGGGTCAAGGCGATGCAGATGAGCGCCAAGCCGATCAGCGGCCCCATCCCGTTTCGCCGGAGTTTTTGCAGCAGGTCTTTCATTGTCCACCTCCTGTGGCGCAGCGCATGAAGGCTTCTTCGGTCACCGATTGCCCGGTGAAATGGCCGGTGATTCTGCCTTCGTACATGACATAGATGCGGTCGCTCATGCCCATCAGTTCCGGCAGATCCGACGAGATGAGCAGGATGCCGATGCCGCTGGCGGCCAATTCGTTGATCAACTGGTAGATCTCTACCTTGGCCCCCACATCGACGCCGCGCGTCGGCTCATCCAGGATCAACAGGCGCGGTTTCGTCTCCAGGCATTTGCCGAAAACCACCTTCTGCTGGTTGCCGCCGCTCAGGTTGCGCACCGGCTGTTCCGTTGTGGCCGTCTTGATCTGCAGCGTCTTCACATAGCCGTCGACCATCCGGCGCTCCTCCGCTTGGTCGATCACGCCCAGGCGGGCCCGCCGGTCGAGCGTCGGCAGGGCCAGGTTCTCCTTCACACTGGCGAGCAGCACTAACCCTTCGTCCTTGCGATCCTCGGGCACCATGGCGACACCGTGGGCGATGGCTTCGGCGGGATGGTGAAAGAGCCCCGAGAAGTTTTCGCCGTTGCGGCCTTTCAGGCGCAGGCTCCCTGTCGCCCGATCGAGGCCGTAAACAGCCCGTCCCACCTCCGTCCGACCGGCCCCCATCAGGCCGCCGATGCCGACTACCTCGCCGGCGCGCACATGTAGGCTGACCCCTTTCAACCGGTCGTTTTGCAAACCTTCCGCTTCCAGAATCATCTCGCCCGGCGCCACAACCGCTTTGGGGAAGCGATCTTCCACCTGCCGGCCCACCATGAGGGACACCAACTCATCAATGGTCGTCTCTTGAATCGGCCGTGTGGCGATATAGGCGCCGTCGCGAAGAACAGTGACACGGTCGCAGATCGCGAAAAGCTCCTCCATGCGGTGGGAGATAAAAATGATCGATACACCCCGCCCAGATAGGGCGCGCATGATCGAAAAAAGCTTCTCTTTCTCCGTCTCGGTCAAAGCCGCCGTAGGTTCGTCCATGATCAGCAGCTTCGCTTCTTTCGAAAGGGCTTTCGCCACTTCAACCAGTTGTTTCTCACCGACACTCAACTCATCGACAGGACGTGTAGGCGCCACCGCCAAACCGACCTGGTCGAGAAAGCGGCGCGACGCCTCCACCAACGCCGGCCAGAGGATCGTCCCCCAGCGGGTGAAGGGGCCTTCGTTGCCCAAAAAAATGTTCTCGGCAACGCTCAGCGGAGGGACGAGATTGAATTCCTGGTGGATCATGACGATCCCGAGCGCCTCCGCCTCCCGCGGCCCATGCACAGCCAGCGCTTTGCCGTCGAAGCGGATGTCCCCGCTGTCTTTGCGGTAGATGCCGGTGAGGATCTTCATCAACGTCG encodes:
- a CDS encoding ABC transporter permease gives rise to the protein MKDLLQKLRRNGMGPLIGLALICIALTLLSDRFFSASNILNIARQVSINTLLAVGMTFVIISGGIDLSVGSILAFAGALAAGALASGMDTGIVLLYACLIGLAGGALNGLLIAYGRIAPFVATLGTMTLFRGATLIYTEGRPVRAVEEGFNALGGGYLGPIPTPVVITAVMVFLAWFVLNRMTVGRRVFAIGGNEEAAVLSGIKSTYSKIFVYAVSGLMCGLAGAILTSRLMSAQPTAGAGYELDAIAAVVLGGTSLSGGQGGVLGTLIGALIIGVLDNGLNILNVSSFYQQAVKGIVILIAVLLDRRNAARG
- a CDS encoding metal ABC transporter ATP-binding protein, giving the protein MSDIQLSIFRGDFLGIIGPNGSGKSTLLRLLLGLLTPEQGQVLLWGEPLPQFRQWGRVGYVPQKATALNDAFPATVREVVAAGRLGRKGLFGRMNSDDRAIIEQSLATVGMDGFADRLIGNLSGGQQQRVFIAQALAGEPEILFLDEPTVGVDMEQEEQFYGLLERLNRESAMTIVIVSHDIGAVTERVNKLVCLNRRLFFHGEVSGFKARQSEILSLLYGHPVQMVRHSH
- a CDS encoding sugar ABC transporter ATP-binding protein yields the protein MPLLEMRSINKSFPGAKVLKDADFTVEKGEIHALLGENGAGKSTLMKILTGIYRKDSGDIRFDGKALAVHGPREAEALGIVMIHQEFNLVPPLSVAENIFLGNEGPFTRWGTILWPALVEASRRFLDQVGLAVAPTRPVDELSVGEKQLVEVAKALSKEAKLLIMDEPTAALTETEKEKLFSIMRALSGRGVSIIFISHRMEELFAICDRVTVLRDGAYIATRPIQETTIDELVSLMVGRQVEDRFPKAVVAPGEMILEAEGLQNDRLKGVSLHVRAGEVVGIGGLMGAGRTEVGRAVYGLDRATGSLRLKGRNGENFSGLFHHPAEAIAHGVAMVPEDRKDEGLVLLASVKENLALPTLDRRARLGVIDQAEERRMVDGYVKTLQIKTATTEQPVRNLSGGNQQKVVFGKCLETKPRLLILDEPTRGVDVGAKVEIYQLINELAASGIGILLISSDLPELMGMSDRIYVMYEGRITGHFTGQSVTEEAFMRCATGGGQ
- the rbsB gene encoding ribose ABC transporter substrate-binding protein RbsB; protein product: MKRYLKAASLVVTSLVMVGMLAGCGGSKEAAKPADKPAESAKQMTVGIALSTLNNPFFVDMRDGAQAAADKMGAKLVVMDAQDDASKQVSQVENLIQQKVDIILLNPTDSDGLVTAVKDANKANIPVVTLDRSVSGGDVVSHIASDNVAGGKLAADFVVKSLNGKGKVAELEGIAGTSAARDRGQGFHSLIDNEKDIKVAAKQPADFNRSKGMTVMENILQSQPDIQAVFCHNDEMALGALQALQAAKKNVILVGFDGGADAVKAVQDGKMSATVAQQPKLIGEMGLQTAEKVVKKEKVESKIPVALKLITKQ